TATTGCCGTTCTTTTAAAAGCCCCACAGTACCTCTCTTACGGTCCGCCCTCCCATCATTGGAGAGGGCAGACCCATCATCAATCCCATCATTGGATTGGGCACATCTGCATTGTGTGTTCCAGTGCATTCTTCCTGTTTGTTTCCTCCCCCAGTGGAGCGCACCGTACCCTCGAACAATCGCTGCTGGAATGCGGCAACAAATGTGTGAATTGTGAAGAACTGAAAGTTAATATGAAACAAATGTTAAATTGTAGAACACAACATCTGAACTGAAATatgaagaatttttccaattaAGATATTTTGGATTCAAATTTTAGATTCACTTTCAACTCACATCAACAATTCATATTTTAATGAATAACTATGTCAGGGATTTTACAGTTTATGATTTTAACTAGCTCAGGAatagttatagttttttttttactaaaaacaataaaaatataaaaggatcTATAACAATGACAGCAAATTAACGAAACCGAAAATACCTTTGGAGTGTGTAAATATTGCAATGATTAAACAGGCGTTTTCTCTCTGTAATTTTATTATCTATTCTTACCATAATTATGTGCTACACAAAAAAATTCCAGGAAGAATATTTCAGAAACTATTAGCATCGACTCATCGTTTTAAGGTAGACAAAGGTATATGCAAATACACAAGCTGAATTTCTCAACGATACTGGGGTCTCTGAGTAATGGAGGTGACTCTATCTATAATTGCTGTGTTTCACAACAGATATTGACATCTCAATGCTCTGTATAAAAGGACCAAGTTAGGAAGACCAACATCATTGACTATTTTAACCTCACATTTTCCTGACATATAACTTGCTGATCTCTACCTGAGAATCATGTCTGGAGTTAAGGGAGGACAACAGAAGAAATGCCAAGAACCATGCCCAGAGCCATGCCCTCCACCCCAGCAATGCCACAAGCGTAAGTTGCTCCTCTTACTGTACGTTCAGATAAATTGAATGTATATTTGGAGAAAAGACAATTATAGCGCCTTGTCATTTTTCTTTCCTCTGGTTTTCTTTGCCTTATCCCACCTGTATTCCAATGCTTATAATCCCTCCCTTGCCACTtgtcataatttatatatataaacctttCTTGCTTGTGGTGGATCtgggtgcagccattttgttctcctttgCCATGATGCCTGCTGCCCTACTGTGAGATTGAgtttactgatggattgtgggtgaaTTTGATTGGCTAATTGAAACAGAAGCTTGCTTTAAGCCTTGCCAATTGTCAACTTTGGTCAAGTTGACTTTTCTAGATAAGGAAACATAGTCCCTagttttaattatgtattttataaaaatCCGAGCACTCaagaaaaaataaagagagaTTCAGACCCAGGGGGCATATAGCAGCAGCTTagttatatgttattttttttttagtgataaAGATGCTTTAAAGTGGAGTTTTCCTTGGCATGATCCCATATTCTatcttaatattatatttatattttcatcttCATTTTGAAAAGCCAGTTTCCAATTCAAGATAATTTACTGCCTGGGAGCAAGCCCCATGATTCTTtaataatcttattttctccaaGTTGTGACACATTGGTGGAATTTCACAGGAGCAATTGCACCATTAAACAAACATTTCTAAATTGGAGACAAATAATAAGAGGACAGTGATTGGCTATGGGGTGGAGTGATGTCATCAGCTCAGATCTTAATGAAAATATATCTAACAAGGAAGTTACTTTGTGAAAAGGGGGAATGTGGCTAAATGAATAGGTTTATGGAGATAGAATGCATCCATATGTGCTTTAAAATATGGagatctgctatacactcagacacatcaacaatatcGAGCTCCTGGGAAAGtgaaacattaggatagaaaagatggatttgggcccaaaatagcgACTGTCCCTACTAaaaagggacacttgggaggtatgtaatatgACGTTGTTCCAATATACGGTAGAATAACacaaattattgttttatttcagCTTCCAAGCCAGTGTGTCCTGAACCTGTGCAAAAATGTCCACCTCCTCAAGGTAAAGACTAATCCATAATTACAGAGCTAGCCAGTACATGAAAATGTCATGATGTGGTGAATGTATTTTTTGAGTGACCCCCTTGGTGCCATTGCTCAGTGACAATACTGGTCAGAGAATTCAGGCTGACTCAACTTGGAGACACTGTTAGAGTCATCTTCTCTAATCAGACAGAAATACCTTTATGTTTATTCTTCTGATATTTTATTTGGCTCACACAATAAGTACATTTAACAAGAACAAATCAAATTGTGACAGTGCAAAGCAGAAAGGACTTTGTTAAGTTAAAGAATTACTTTGtcttctctttttattgaaggttGTTTCTCTTTTGTTTCAGCTTGTAAGCCAGTGTGCCCTGAACCAGTGCAAAAATGCCCACCTATTCAAGGTAAAGCAAAATCCAGCCATTAAAACATATACGCTTTAAATGTGCCATGTGTAGTAACACTTTGTGTGCCAGAGTTGTACCCAACGCATTGCAGGAGATATAAGGACTCATGGGAGTTTAAATTAATTTGTGTGCCTTGCCTCCACTTAATGCTTCTCACCACATGCAGAGTACTGATTCCAGATGTGCAACTTCTAGACCATGTTTAGGCAATCTTCCGCACTCTAGATGTTGcgtactacatctcccttgatgcttttccAGAATtacggctgtaagagcattatgggtgatgtagtgcacaacatctggagtgctgaaggttgtctaccATTGACCTAGAACAGTAATAGGAAACCTCTGTCACTCCAcacattgtggactacatccccattaatgctcttacactcatattgctggcaaggcatcatgtccaaaacatctggagagctgaaCGTTGTCTATGCCTGTCCTAGAACAAGGGTCTGTAGTGATTACGTCTGtcattacaaaatgatacagctATTCAGCTGTACCTATGACTGGAATTTCTTTTAATCATTCAATCAAACAAATATTTAACATAAATTAACGCTCTAAGACTTCACCAGTCACTGTGCAACATCAATCTCATTCTTCTCATAGAGGACCATTGAATCCAGGACTTGCAAATAGTttttgatgcttagagtgtcTGTTTAATTCTACACAACTTGTCTGTGGAGGTGAATTACTCAACGTCCGTGTATCTTGCTGTTCCTAGTCCTTCCTCTGCCCCTCCATTGGTCAAACACCCCAGGTTGTCTATAGCatttgtgcattttgaaaggtgtTTTTTCGCTAAACAAGTGTAGATTGGactagccgtattagtccagtagacaaaaaatctgagaaagagaggaaaactctcgaaagcttgtctt
The DNA window shown above is from Pelobates fuscus isolate aPelFus1 chromosome 10, aPelFus1.pri, whole genome shotgun sequence and carries:
- the LOC134575429 gene encoding putative small proline-rich protein 5 is translated as MSGVKGGQQKKCQEPCPEPCPPPQQCHKPSKPVCPEPVQKCPPPQACKPVCPEPVQKCPPIQEPCKPIQQCPQDKQCVKK